A portion of the Calothrix sp. 336/3 genome contains these proteins:
- a CDS encoding biopolymer transporter ExbD, with amino-acid sequence MKINLHTPVEEAQVQIIPLIDVIFCILTFFLLAALQFTRQQAINIDLPKATSGTATVTSNQGNRQILPVTIDAVGQTYVEKQPVQKEQLTEILKKYLQENPQGVLVLNASRSATYNDVVELLDILRQVGGDRVSLGIIPGSSQSTNSSFPTTVPAIPSGTTLPNVPNNINPNLQSVPGQGVNSTNPVTAPVVPSNNNSTPQR; translated from the coding sequence ATGAAAATTAATCTCCATACTCCTGTGGAAGAAGCACAGGTGCAAATTATTCCTTTAATAGACGTTATTTTCTGTATTTTGACCTTCTTTCTGTTAGCTGCTTTGCAATTTACTCGACAACAAGCAATCAATATCGATTTACCGAAAGCTACTTCTGGAACTGCGACTGTCACGAGTAATCAAGGGAATCGGCAGATTTTACCTGTAACTATTGATGCTGTGGGACAAACTTACGTTGAGAAACAACCTGTTCAAAAGGAACAACTCACAGAGATTTTAAAGAAATATTTGCAAGAGAATCCCCAGGGAGTTCTAGTACTGAATGCTTCCCGTTCTGCTACCTATAATGATGTGGTGGAATTGTTAGATATACTGCGACAAGTGGGTGGCGATCGCGTCTCTTTAGGGATTATTCCTGGTTCGAGTCAATCGACAAATTCCAGTTTTCCCACAACAGTACCTGCTATTCCTAGTGGTACGACATTACCAAATGTTCCGAATAATATTAATCCCAATTTACAGTCAGTACCGGGGCAAGGTGTAAACTCAACTAACCCTGTCACTGCACCAGTAGTGCCTAGTAACAATAATTCTACCCCTCAAAGGTAA